CGTCCCCGCGACGGTCCGCGTGACCGTGCCCGCCGAGCCGCCGCCCACCGCCGCCGAGATCGCGGCCGCGACGTCGGAGGAGGCCCGATGAGCCCGCTCGTCGTCGCCGTCGTGACCGTCGCGCTCATCGCGCTGTCGGCGTTCTTCGTCGCGGTCGAGTTCGCGTCGCTGGCCGCGAAGCGGCACCGTCTGGAGGACGACGCGTCGACGAGCCGCTCGGCGCGCGCCGCGCTGCGCTCGTCCGGCGAGCTCACCGTCCTGCTCGCGGGTGCGCAGCTCGGCATCACCGCGTGCACCCTCGCGCTCGGCGCGATCACCAAGCCGGCGGTGCACCACTGGCTGACCCCGCTGTTCGAGTCGTGGGGCCTGGCCGCGTGGGTGTCGGACGTCGCCGGGTTCGTGCTCGCGCTCGTCGTCGTGACGTTCCTGCACCTCGTCGTCGGGGAGATGGCGCCGAAGTCGTGGGCCATCGCGCACCCCGAGTCGTCGGCGACGCTCCTCGCGCTGCCGATGCGCGCCTTCATGTGGGCGACGCGGCCGCTGCTGCGCGGGCTCAACGAGGCCGCGAACTGGTGCCTGCGCAAGGTCGGCGTCGAGCCGACCGACACGGTCGCGAGCGGGCAGAACCCCGACGACCTGCGTCACCTCGTCGAGCACTCCGCGAACGTCGGCGCGCTCGACGCCGCCTACTCCGCGCAGGTCACGGGCGCGCTCGACCTGCAGACGCTCACCGTCGCGGACCTCGCGCGCGCCGACCGCGACCCCACCGCGGTCCCGGCGGGCGCGACCGCCGCGGACGTGCGGGCGGCGACCCGGGCGACCGGGCACCTGCGGGTGCTCGTCGGCGGCCGGGACGACCTGACCGGTGTCGTGCACGTGCGCGACACCCTCGTGCGCGGCGACGACGAGCCCGTCGACGACCTCGTCCGTCCGGTCCTGACCCTCGACGCGGCGACGCCCGTCTACGAGGCGCTCACGCAGATGCGCGAGCAGCGCCAGCACCTCGCGGTCCTGCGGGACGGTGCGCGGTTCGCGGGCGTCGTGACGCTCGACGACCTCGTCGCCCGCCTCTTCCCGCGGGTCGCCGACGCGGCCTGACGGACGCCTACGCCGTCGCCCGGTCGCCCTCGGGGGCCCGGGCGGCGGCCTGCGCGCGCCGGGCCACGGCGACGTCACCGAGGATCACGGCGAGCAGCACGCCGTTCGCGAGCCACGACAGCGTGAGCGGCGTGGCGACCGGCGCGAGCAGCACGAGCGCGAGCGCCGCGACGACGCCACCGAGGTGCCAGACGGACCAGCGGCCGCCCGTCGCGCGTCGGAACAGCGCGTTGCCCAGCAGGTAGACGGCGGCCGCGCCGCACATGATCCACGCGGTCCAGCCGTCGGTCGCGCCGTGGTGCCCCTCCGGGTGCAGAAGCACCAGCTCGTCGGCGACGGCGGTCGCGACGATGCCCATGACCAGCAGGAACGGCACGTTCGTGTACGCGGTCTGCGCGACCATGCCCGTCTCGTCGCGCGACGCGAAGTACTCCGCAGCACGCCGCTCGGACCGGTCGAAGAACAGCAGCCACATGAGCAGGGTCGACGTGAACGCCGCGAGGAACGCCACGACCGTCACCGGCGTCACCGGCAGGTCCCCGAACGCGGTGCCCGTGACGATGATCGACTCGCCCAGGCTGATGATCATGAACAGCGCGACGCGCTCGGCCATGTGGTCGCCGCGCACCTCCCACGTCGTCGCGTTCGTCGAGCGCATCCCCGGCACCCAGAACATCGACCGCGGTCCCGCCATGTCGATCACGGCCGCCACAGCCCACAGCAGCAGCCGCTGCTCCTCCAGCAGCGCGCCCGCGACCCAGAACACGCCCGACAC
The sequence above is a segment of the Cellulomonas fimi genome. Coding sequences within it:
- a CDS encoding hemolysin family protein, translating into MSPLVVAVVTVALIALSAFFVAVEFASLAAKRHRLEDDASTSRSARAALRSSGELTVLLAGAQLGITACTLALGAITKPAVHHWLTPLFESWGLAAWVSDVAGFVLALVVVTFLHLVVGEMAPKSWAIAHPESSATLLALPMRAFMWATRPLLRGLNEAANWCLRKVGVEPTDTVASGQNPDDLRHLVEHSANVGALDAAYSAQVTGALDLQTLTVADLARADRDPTAVPAGATAADVRAATRATGHLRVLVGGRDDLTGVVHVRDTLVRGDDEPVDDLVRPVLTLDAATPVYEALTQMREQRQHLAVLRDGARFAGVVTLDDLVARLFPRVADAA
- a CDS encoding low temperature requirement protein A: MTSTGRLGTGGGRFGMRADVLRHGDGHDGSRVGYVELFFDLVFVFAVTQLSHLLIAHPDGEHLLQTLILGWAIWWLWIDTTWVTNWLDPERLPVRAMLIVLMLLGLLMSSAIPEAFGDKALLFAVPYVTIQVGRTLFTAWAMGRHWPVNAVNFVRITVWLSVSGVFWVAGALLEEQRLLLWAVAAVIDMAGPRSMFWVPGMRSTNATTWEVRGDHMAERVALFMIISLGESIIVTGTAFGDLPVTPVTVVAFLAAFTSTLLMWLLFFDRSERRAAEYFASRDETGMVAQTAYTNVPFLLVMGIVATAVADELVLLHPEGHHGATDGWTAWIMCGAAAVYLLGNALFRRATGGRWSVWHLGGVVAALALVLLAPVATPLTLSWLANGVLLAVILGDVAVARRAQAAARAPEGDRATA